ATTAGAGTATCTGTTACTTGTGAATGATTTTTCGATGTTGGATTGAGATTATAACTTGTTTATGCTCTAAGGAATATTTGATGTCTATTACCATGATTATTGTGTATATATGATGTTTAACATATGGAtaatgcatgttttaatgattaaataattttattaaccaactTGATAAGTGTTTGGGTATAATTAGCATATTATAGAATATTTGTATAATGATGGGTTAGTTTGATGCACCCAAGAGTTTGGTGTGTTTGGAAAGtatcttgttgtgttttgaaaCATTTTTGATGTGATTAGAGGGTATAATATTGTGCCTTGCACATCTTTGGTGTGATGGATTGGAGTTGTGTTATTACCACGCACCGGAGTATTGCTACTTTTATGGCACATTTGTACAATCATGGTGTGTTTGGTATCCGTGTAACTTCCTATTCATCCATGCCTGATTAATAGGACCAATAATTTGATTATGTGATAATGTGATTATGATGAGTTATGATGAATGGAGATGTTAGAAGTGAATATTTAGAATCATGTATATGCTTGAAGTCATTGATATTATGTTATGTTAATCGATATGTGCATTTGATTAATGGATGACTTGGTTATGatcttttatgaaaatgaatatgCTAGTTATGCTATTGCTATACTCATTGTTTGATTCAAACTTATGATGTTGTTGCTGTTGAGATTTGGTGCCCTTAGCATAGTTGTTTTGTAATTAatgcttgtaattttttgaatagattggttaataaaattccATTGTTAGAATTATTATCTTTTGTATATTTGCCTTCAAAGGTTTTTgcatgaaaaacaaaatgtatAAGCAAATATTGGTTCATTGGTTacctaatgtttaactaatatcaAGTTGCATCATGTGGTCAAATCATGATGCAAGAAGACAACTTATTTTTGTAGGTAACCTAAATAGTTCATAgaatgaagaataaaaaattgagcaaattgattCAAGAGACTATTATGTTATCTATCAAGTTTAATTGAGGAAATATTTTGTCTTGGTATCGGAGCGAATGACTCTTAGAAGGATAGAAAAAGATATGATTATTTGGATTGGCAATACATTGGACATGACCCAAGCTAAATTCATCTTAAATCCATTTATAagtttattcacttgtgacgtttatAGTGTAACTTACCTCAATTCTGAGTAAGTAACTAACTATGTTTATGTTCAATTGGTAATAGATTCGGAAGTTGGTGAAATTGATAACTCAATAAAGAGTAAATAGTATCCTCTGACATTGCATGATTTACGTGACCATGAGTCATATGTCTAGAacaaatcattttattactatttgttagtaataattttttcattgtAGAAAATgcaatggttaccatgagataaaatattaatatataatgtgaatgaatttaacctaaagagattaaggatatcctatgagagtAACACATTAATGACAATGTTATTagacaaatataattataagttGTCTttgtaatgatatataataagaaaatttcaatcatggtacttgtTATTACACATTAGTTGAACCCtaattatatgtttgattgaTCCATCTGCTAGCTCAACACAACCATGTTTGGATTGCAATTAGAACCAATATGTTAAATGAACGAAAATGCATTTTCTCGCAAAGAATAAGAGATGATTTAGGAATTAAGTTATcttctttgaattattatttagtttattgtacttaaataattgatttcaaggtgaaaattaaattaagtattcgggagaattaaatttatttactcataGATTCTAGTATGGTAAAGTTATCATGActttaatgtaattaaaattgggttaagaaaataatttaattgaaaaatatttaaatttattttatttaattaaataatagtattttgaaataaaaattaattattgggttggataatttacatgagtttatttaaagattGGATAACGCAATAATCGTAGCAAATACATGCAATGCCCAAAATATCAAGAGTTGtcttgaatgatatatatatgttgatatatggaaattatgtaagtggAGACAAGTAATAAACTCAAAAGTAACATGTCGAGATAGTAAGGTTATCGatgttgaaattatattttaccttTTGAAGAACGACTTACGAATATGAGTACATCATTTTCAGAAGCTCGAAGGCTGAACaaaagctcatgagagctaaacaggtagtaaacacgaaagtccgcaacaaatgctgaacctcggtttacttgggtaatttgccgtCAATTTATCCTTTACATtcgtagtgccataacccagttatggtcttatcttTCAATTCATCCTTTGGCACAGAACaattgtactcaatcccgcattcaatccaaactgagtattaaattcgataataatatatttccaataataattcaattccaacaatATAACACATATATAGATAATATCCATCcccaaataacattcaatttaatcaaaattatacagaatatagttcatacaaacttacctggctaaattgcagaaataccaagatatagaggcattttggtaatttttcattttcctcaaatttccacccgatcttgatctagattaataatttcattcaatttattaatttatacaaaaaattcatttccgtaatttggtcatttttacattttactaaattaccctaaaattttacttttctttaatttagtccctgaacctaaaacatgcaaatttatcatttttcttatcaattttactttctttttcttctcacgtTTGAGGCATAAAAGATGATatattctcttcatcttttctcccttttatattaatcatttaataataaaataatactataaatcttaataaaatattaattaaataaaatttatctaattaattaattaaaaatatcaccaacatcatcattaccttttagagttctctctctttctaattaaaaatatccCTTGAGAAAGGATAGTTCATGCCAAGATTGATACGACGTTGGCTTCATACTGGATACAACAAATACAGTATGGCTAgcttttttgaaattgaatcgGTAGCCCCTTAATCTATTCCTTGCAGGAATAGTCGGGGCTCGGGACGGTGAGGCAAAAAAAGGAGACTTAAAGCCACGTTGAACTCTTTTTTGGGTGAAACCCCAAAAAACGTTTTTTAGGCCGCTTTTGAGGCTTTTTGTTACCTTTTCTgatcattttaaaagaaaagaaaaagtaacaaaaagaaaagaaaaagggaagttTCGAATGGTGTTCCAAtggtttgaaatgcaaaaaaaCTGGAACTTCAGAAGCTTTTTATTCAAAGAAAGCAACAACCTTCGACCTTTTCTCTCTGTTTCActgactaaatttcaaaaaagcTACCATACTATATCCAGGAGGTGAAGCAGAGAGGAGATAAGGCCCTCGCTACAGTGCATTCAAGAAATTGAGCTCCGTGGGAGCCCATCTTCAGACCCATTGGCTAACGTGATCTCCCTTCAAGGGATATCACTAATAACTCAAGGGGTTTATAGGAATATCTAGAATAACTCAAGGAGTTGCTCAAAGGGACTATATTGGGCTTTCTCTTTGGGGCCCCAagaacatcatcattaccttctagagttctctctctttctaattaaaatttttccctttatgatctttcaaaatttcatccttgagtcatcacttaatttggtaaaattacgatttagtccctcataattcttcacatattcaatttggtcctaattcatccattttctttagtttctagattattccacccttaaaatatttgcactattagtcattcaactttttcatatttacactttaacctttcaaattttgagtatttactcttggacaacaaaacttttctcattttgcgatttaatcctttcttgaactaatatgtcataatatacttcccaatgttgacataactcaaaatttccttttgtcactttatttccttattttactatatcaaagatacctattttcttcttgtagtaattttcgggtaTTACAAAATCTATAACTTTTACGCATAATATAGAACTAATGAAATAACTTAACCAAATAGATTTATCAttaccaaatttcaaaattcgaaaagaacaaggactaaaattgatcaaattaaagtacatgtACTAAATCCACAATTTAGATAAAGTACAAGGTTTAATAGCAGAATTTGATCTATTATTTATATACGAGGACGGACCTACTTGCACCGGTGTAAAACTCAAGTAGTTACACACTTGCATAACTTTTGTACTATTAATATCTTAACAATTCAACTGTTGGATTTATTAATATAGTTGTACTTGtcatgtatataaaatttcaaattgattcaTATCTCTAtaacatatttatgtaaaatattgttttattaatatatatttaacagtTGAAAGTTTTTACATAGAACATATATTtagacattttaatttactcaaatttagCATGCATGATCTATATAAATGGAACATACAATGTGACGATTAAGTtgttaaaatatcaaacatagAAAAAGTGGATCTTTTCacaatacaatataatatattatattatattataatattttttggcacaaaaaagagaataaaattataatctaaCTACTCATTTTCCTCCGGCATCATCCTGAATAAGAGAGATCAATTCCGACGATGGTGTATCAAGTACCATCCTTCTCACTTTTATGTTTTGCACCATATCAACGAGTCAATCAACACACTTATTACTCTCCCTGAAGACATGATGCACCTCGAGTACCCAACCTTCTTCTATGTATGTCAAACAATCTTGAACCAATGTACTCAAAGGATGAATGTCATCGAAAGGCCTAGTAAGAAAAGTAACAACCACCATGACATCTAACTCAACAATAAGCTattagatatttaaaatttttgcaagTTATAAACCTTCTCGGATACCCCAAAGTCTACTTGCAAGTTGTCTATCTTaccaatttttaacataaaacatGTAATCTAATTGCCTTTGTCGTCTCGAATCAAATCTCATGCTAATGTGATCTCCCATAATTTGATACATCAAATTAGACTCTTTATTACACTTAAAGAGCTTATTTTCAAGCAATTTAGGtgtcttttatttactttttttgatTCTTAGTTTTTgctgttaataaattatttttgtgagttttaagttattttaagaCCCATATTGGCCAATCGTGCAATAGGGAACCTAACAATATGATTGAGTGGTGTAGGAAGTCAATAATGGCCCAAACTTGAAGAAAACATCACCCAGAAGGGAAGTATCACAATATCGAAGTATGAAAGTCGTGATACCTCTGAAAGTGTTGAAATGAAGAGAAGTGAGGCCATCTCCAATGATATAATGATACCAAGCATGGGTATCGTGATATCGAGACACCCTAGGAGCCCCTAATTCATGACTGTTGTGGGTATTACAATACTAGAGcctgggtatcgcgataccgtTACCTGACGGGTGAAAACACTGCAGGGGAAATTTTGTATCCAAACAAGCTTAAgtctttgttttcatttaagGGCATAATGGTTAATGTTAGTAAACTGTAAATACCACATTATAAGTGTTAAGAATCAAAGTTCCAGAATGAGGCCTCCTCCATTGAACCCGATTGTGTCACAGATTGTAGATTAAAGCCCGTGATAAATGCACATAGAGAGTCCCGTATAggtcaattgattaaataaagCTCATTTGACCCACTTGAACTAGCCTAATTTGTGGAACATGTGGAGAagcccatctacttgaagccttaaTGGCTTAGTGAAACACTCAAGTAAAACTAAGGTTACAATGGTAAATATGTAAAGCAATCTTAGaatattttgtaatcttaggAGATCTTGGAAAATCCCTTAAGAATATCAATTTGTAGATTGACTTTGATCTCGACCGTCAATGTAAATCAAATTACATTGTTGGATTTAgaggagctcaactataaatagatgttttcctcctcatttgtaatcatctcattcataattattgaatatattttagatCGTTTACTCAAACACCTCAAGTGCATTACTTTCTTGTGGATTTTGAGTTTTGAATTTGCTTCTGTTATATTTCGATGCCTTAGAGAATTTCTTTTGTGAATTCTTATCTTTGAAGAGTAAGGCTAACTTTGGTGGATTCGAATCAAAGGAATCGCCTAAGACCACGCGATATGCGAGACTAAAATTCTAACCTCATGACAGTTGGTATCAAAGCTAAGGTTTGAATGTGCCAGTTGAGATGACAAAAGGAGTAGACAAGCAAATTAAGCCTAAGGAGATTAGTGGTGCGGGCAAGAAAGCTAGCAGATCGAGGGATATACTGTCGGCATTGAAAAATCTAGTGGTAAACCTTGATAAATGCGTGGGGGACGTAAAATAAACACTCGAGGTAGTTGAGGGACGCATCACAGAGTTGGACTTGATGAAAGTGAAACTCGAGGAATTTGTGGTGAAAGCTCTCAATTCCAATGTGGAAGCGATGTAAAGGGTGCTCAATTCCGCTATGGATAAGCTAACATTGAATAATGATGCTCTTAAAGCTATGAAGGCAGAAAACAAAGCCATGATGAAGCCTTTGAACACGAGAATTGAAGAGGTTGAGGAAAAGTTTGTCGTGTGTAGACCTGTCATAGATAAATGGGTGTTGAGTGCGACACTAAACCACGAGATGGATGTCcccaaattagaaaattttaagggGTAAGGTCTGTGAGGGATGTGAACAAATTTTTGTGGGAAATAGAGCAATAATTTCGTGTCGTGGGCATCAAGGTTGATGATAAGGTAAATACTATTGCTAGATATTTTACTAATTTCGTTCTTTTATGATGACATCATAGGTCAACAGATGAAAAGCGTGGTAAGGCCATAGTTGGGATTTGGGAAGAGCTCTAGAAAGAGTTCAATGAGTAGTTTTACCCACAATATGCCGAGAAAGAGGCTTGGGCTAAGTTGCAGCGGTTCACGCAACATGGCACAATTAGAGAGTATGTGAAGGAGTTCAATAAATTGATGCTCCAAATCATGAATTTGAGTGAGAAAGAGGCATTCTTATTTTTCATGGATGCGTTGAAGTTGTGGGTTAAACAAAGTGGAGTGATACTCACAGTGTTTTTGGTTGTGCTCAATCAACTTTACAAGAGCAGTGGGGTAGTAAAGTTAAGGGGGACAGGTTGTCAACTGGGTGGTTGAAATGGAATATAGGCactgctatttttttttattaagttagtCCACCTTTGCTGTTGTAATTTGCGATCATTTGAGGGAGTTTATTCGTGGATATTCAGGATGATTCCCTTTTGTCATGGAGGCTTGTATGGTGGAGTTGGTAGCCAATAGGGAGGTACTGTTGTAGCTGAAGCATCACCATTTTGATCAAGTAATTGTGGAGTTGAACAGTCTTGAAGTTATTAATGAATTCAAGGTTTCTAAGTGTGATCTTTCTGAGTTTGGTGTTGTTCTTCAAGACTGTTTGCTTTTGAAAtctacttttcattttttgtacTTTCGGTGGACGTGAATTTTTGCTAATAGGGTGGTTTACAAGTTAGCTAGGGTGGCCTTATTCCATATGAATCGTCATGTGAGACACTTCTCTCTTGTTCCTTGTGAGTTTGTTCAATTATGATACTGTCTTTTATTTATCTGATAGTTTTGAGGGATTTAAGTCTGGTGTATAGGATAAGCCTAATGGTTTGGGTATAACTTTCCCTTGATAAGTTATACTTGTTTGTTTTGGTGTACATTTTTCCTAATAGAACAATTTTctgattaaaaaaaagataaaatataaaataaatgacttTTTGTTAATGGTGCCCATTatcaaaagaaaagcaaaatggTAAGCAATTCCGTGTCTATCAccataaaaagattaaaaaacattttgtctataaatttgataattttttaaatttagttcttaaaattttttgtctACATCAGTCTCTAAACTTGACAACTTTTTCGTTATTTTGGCCCATGTGATGATGTGATATTCTAAGATTGTGTCATGTCAtcgtttaaatattatttaaaatataagtgaTGATACAACATAATCTCAGAGTATCATGTTATCACATAAccaaagttgaaaaaaattgttgagttcaaggactaatttagaccaaaaaaatgtttaaagaccaaattaaaaaaatgacaaatttaaggactaaatgttgcctgataaaaaaagaattaatatatattttgtacctaaACTAAATtgtttttggacttaattgatACTTAAACTTGAAATCGTAAGTCAACTTGGTACTTCTTTTAGGTACCTGactaacattgttaaaatatgCTGACATTGAGCTGATATGACACTAACGACCAGTAGCAGGGTGACAcgtagtaaaaataaaataatatttatttatatattttaaatatttttattttttaccacGTATCAAAATGTGAGCTATCATATGCTGccatgttattaattattagtgccacattaatatattttaacggTATTAATcaaatactataaaaaaattaaattgagttactataccaattaaataaaaaatattaaaacaaattgagaaattgagtaccattcatttaattcatttagTATCTTTAATCAATGGACTCCATTCCACTGTTTAAGGATCTTTATTTCCTTGTTTCCTCTTCTCACACCAAATAAAAGATCAGTCTAAAGCCCACCAACCCCTTCTACTTTAAGTTTTCCAAGCACCTAAAACATCCAACTTTCTCACTTTTACAAATCCCTCTCACACGATCCTTGAtccaaacacacaaaaaaacgAAACACAGATCCTTCAGTTTTTgtcatttctctctctctctctctctctctctctctctctcacatCACGTCACTGCTGTACCTTTCTCTCTCCTTTTAACATTAATGTAAAACgtaaaatagttttattatttggtttgttTATATCTTCATGTTTTATGCCATGTAAGTTTTCATAGAAACAGGAACATGGGTTTTTGAGTTAATGTGGTTTTAATGCTATACTCTCTCACGtttcaaaaaagaagaagaagctatATTCACTCACAAAAATCTTAACTTGCATCTGGGTTTTTCCTATTTTACCctgtttttcattaaaaatcgtTGCTTTTCTCTCTAATTCTCATTCTAATCCAATTTTAATGGATACTCATTCTTTTCTCTTTAGGAATAACTTCAGGAAAATGCAGAAAAAGGGGTTCATTTATGttatcttttaatgtttttttttttacttgtcaCTAGTAAACCgttttttatattaatgataaattttgttattaatgttatttagtcacttatttagtttatttgataTCAATTCTGAAAACGCTGCCTGTAAGTGGGTTTTTTAATTCTAGTTTGCTGGTTGTGTTTTGTCTGAGGATGGCTTGATCAATTTCAGGGGCCTTGAATTTTGTTTGATATGTTTCGAAGCCTTTTGTTTGAAGTTTGATCCCCGTACTCGTAGAAACAGTGTTTAATTATGGTAACATCATTGTTCTTTAGATTGATATTGATGTTAAAGGTTATGTTTGGTTTAATGGAATATGGATccccactttttctttttggttgtaGGAATTCTGTTATTTTACCTTGAAACGTTTCTTGAATTTTGATATGCCATGTGAGCCTTTCTTTTGGTGTTTCATCTCAATTAATATCTTGTCTATTTTATGTAGATTCCTGGCTACTCTTTATATTGGAACTTCAATAATGTTTGGAAACTAATGGATTAGGGGCCTGTTCATCATTAACCGGTCGGGGGTGAAGGGCTTGTTTTTAAGCAATTTGAAACAGGACGGTTTCGTTATCATTTGGAGGATTAGAGTCCTTATTTAACTAGAACTGTCAATGATAGTGAGAAAGAACATGGGACGTGCTTCACCACTTGTTCTGGTTACATTAGTTCTTGGCTTTTGCTTTGCAACGTATAATCTGGTAACGATGATAATGCACAGTAGAGCTATTTCAAAATGGGTTGAGGATGATGCCAACGGTGGGATATTTTTTGATCCTGTCATTAAGATGCCTGAAAATGTGAGGAAACCGAAGAACGCCAGATTGCCTTTCCATGTTGCCGTAACAGCTACTGATGCGACATACAGCCAATGGCAGTGTCGCATTATGTACTATTGGTATAAGAAGAAGAAGGACTTGCCTGGCTCAGATATGGGAGGTTTCACACGTATTTTGCACTCCGGAAGTCCCGACAACTTCATGGATGAGATTCCTACTATTGTAGTTGATCCTCTTCCGGAAGGGTTGGATCGAGTGAGTTTTTTGCTTTACCATATTTTGGTTATCACtaatcatttcattcattttctgcCACTTCAATAATGTGTGTTAAAGGGCTTAGGATGGTCGTAGATTTTCATGGTCAACTGCATTCTTGCATTGTATTTGTTTCTAGAATCAGCACCGTGCCGCATTTTCTGAAAAGATTCCTCTCTCGTATCAGGGATATATTGTCTTAAATAGACCATGGGCTTTTGTGCAGTGGCTGGAAAAGGCTACAATTGAAGAAGAGTGAGTGTTGTTAGATATCATGATTTCATTATCAATTTCATTATACCGTAGTCAGTATTTTTAAGCATGCTACCCCTTTTTTTCCCCCCTTTGATGCAGCTATATCTTGATGGCAGAACCTGATCATATTTTTATCAATCCGCTGCCTAATCTGGCAAGTGGAGGATTCCCAGCTGCATTCCCCTTTTTCTATATTAAGCCGGCTGACTATGGAAAAGTGTTGAGGAAGTTTTTCCCCGAGGAGATGGGACCTGTGACAAATATTGATCCAATCGGCAATTCACCTGTCATTATCAAGAAGGTGAAATTCTCCTATTAACCGATCCATAAGTTGGACTTGATGCCAATTTTGTTGTGCGACAGTTAGTAGTATCAAAAGTTGAATTTTCCACTTGGATGATATTCGCTACGAATGTGTTATTAGATCTCTGCTCAAATGATTGTGCTTATTCCTCTTTTCACCTCTTAATGTCATTCCttttatattgttattgttttctCATTGATTTGCATTTTGACATTGCAAgatttctattatattaaactaagatgctttCTATGTTGATTCGATTTTCTTATACAggatttacttaaaaaaatcgcTCCTACTTGGATGAATGTTTCTTTAAAAATGAAGGACGACCCTGAGACTGATGAAGCTTTTGGATGGGTGCTAGAAATGTGAGTATTGGTGTCTAAATGGCCATtgcttttacaaaatttttagcCCATTTACATGATTATCCGTGctaacatgattttttttttcaaacctaaGGTATGCTTATGCTGTGGGATCTGCTTTGCATGGCGTGCAACATATACTTCGGAAGGACTTCATGCTGCAGGTTTGGCAATTggaacctttttttttcaaaggttTTCCTTGCAGTCGTTTTCTGTGTAGTTTTGATTAGATTTAGGTTTGACATTGATGAGACTTTAtgctttttatatatttcagcCACCGTGGGATTTTGAAATCggaaaaaagtttataattcaTTACACCTATGGATGTGACTACAACATGAAGGTGAActgtttttatgtattttattgaataaattgttcTTACTTTCTAAATATAACCACTGACATcatttacattaattttaatcttatttccAGATTgcttttaactttatttatttgtcattcAGGGCGAGTTAATGTATGGTGAAATTGGTGAATGGCGATTTGACAAGAGATCATTTCTACGTGGACCTCCACCACGAAATCTCTCATTGCCTCCTCCAGGTGTCCCAGAAAGTGTGGTATGTCTTTATAAATATCGATATTAACAACTGCTGCCTGTTATAATATGTTGCCTCAGGGTTGGGGAGAATGTATCATATGTAGTATGGGTAGTTTGCTCTCCTGGATTTTGATGAGCATGAAGCTTGGAGATTATTTTCTGTTAGGTTTGTGAATCTCAACTTGATGCTTAGTATGGACTTTGTGCTATCAGAAACTAGCCAGATGGTTGAGGAGTACTGATCAGAAATGAGTTTCCTATTTGTAGGAAGAATATGAATGCTATTATTAATCTTGCTCCTGTGGCATTCTCGAGAGCTAATTTGCTCGGTAGTTTATCCTTGTCATATGTTGCAGGCAAACCTTCTTTACTTTGAGGATGAATTAACCACTTTTAATTGGACTATGATGCTGCTATAGACGTCCTCAAAAGCATTCATTTTAGATGCACTCTTAGTCTTACTCTGGGTGCAAAGCATTAAAAATTTATGCATTAGATAAAAGTACATTGGTGCAGGTGTTTGAGCTTTGTGAGAAAAGCTCATATGTGAAAGTACCATTGCT
This genomic window from Gossypium raimondii isolate GPD5lz chromosome 10, ASM2569854v1, whole genome shotgun sequence contains:
- the LOC105776480 gene encoding hydroxyproline O-arabinosyltransferase RDN2; its protein translation is MIVRKNMGRASPLVLVTLVLGFCFATYNLVTMIMHSRAISKWVEDDANGGIFFDPVIKMPENVRKPKNARLPFHVAVTATDATYSQWQCRIMYYWYKKKKDLPGSDMGGFTRILHSGSPDNFMDEIPTIVVDPLPEGLDRGYIVLNRPWAFVQWLEKATIEEDYILMAEPDHIFINPLPNLASGGFPAAFPFFYIKPADYGKVLRKFFPEEMGPVTNIDPIGNSPVIIKKDLLKKIAPTWMNVSLKMKDDPETDEAFGWVLEMYAYAVGSALHGVQHILRKDFMLQPPWDFEIGKKFIIHYTYGCDYNMKGELMYGEIGEWRFDKRSFLRGPPPRNLSLPPPGVPESVVTLVKMVNEATANIPNWEA